From the Polaribacter tangerinus genome, the window CAAAATTCACATCAATTATTTGAGCTCCTCCATCTACTTGATGTCTTGCTATTTCTAAAGCTTCATCGTATTTCTCTTCATTTATTAGTCTTAAAAACTTCCTTGAACCAGCAACATTTGTTCGCTCTCCTACATTGATGAAATTGCTGTTTTCGTTTAAAATTAAAGGTTCTAAACCAGACAATCTCATGTATTTATTTTGCTTCACTTTCATCTTATTGCTAACATTTTAATTAGACCTTTCGACAGTGCTAAAGGTTACAACTTTACGAGGTTTATATTTTGCTGCAATATTTGCAATTTCTCTAATATGCTCTGGACTTGTACCACAACATCCTCCGATTATATTAATCAAATTTTTCTTTAAATATTCTTCTATTTGCTCACCCATTTCCTTTGGTGTTTCGTCATACTCACCAAAAGCATTTGGTAATCCTGCATTAGGGTGGGCAGATATTGCAAAATCTGTTTTATTAGCAATCGCCTCTAGGTGTGGTTGCAATAAATTGGCCCCTAAAGCACAGTTAAATCCTATAGATAATAATGGAATGTGTGATACTGATATTAAAAAAGCCTCTGCAGTTTGTCCAGACAAAGTTCTACCAGAGGCATCGGTTATAGTTCCGCTTAACATTATTGGAATAGATATCTTTTTTTCTTCTTTCACTTCTTCTATTGCGAATAAAGCTGCTTTTGCATTTAAAGTATCAAATACTGTTTCTACCAACAATACATCTACACCTCCATCTACTAAAGCGGTTACCTGTTCTTTATAGGCTTCACGTAATTCGCTGAAAGTTACTGCCCTAAAACCTGGATCATTTACATCTGGAGACATACTAGCTGTTCTGTTTGTAGGACCTATAGAACCAGCCACAAAACGTGGTTTGTGAGGTTCTTTTTTGGTAAATTCTGTAGCAACTTCTTTTGCTAGTTTTGCAGATTGATAGTTTAACTCATAAACCAAATGTTGCATATTATAGTCTGCCATTGCAATACTTGTAGATGAAAAGGTGTTGGTTTCTATAATATCTGCACCAGCCTCAAAATATTTTGCGTGTATGGTTTTTATGGCTGCTGGTTGTGTTAACGAAAGTAAGTCGTTATTACCTTGCAAAGAACTAGGATAATCTTTAAAGCGATTTCCCCTGTAATCTTCTTCAGTAAATTTATAGGCTTGTAGCATAGTACCCATGGCACCATCTAAAACAAGAATTCGTTTATTTATTTCATCTGTAATAGTAGACATATTTTGACTTTTTTTTATATCAATATATGTCGTCAAGAAAGGAATATTTTTTTGAGGTTATCTGTCTAGAAAAAAATTAACATCGTTAACTGTAAACTTGTAGAATTTAGCACCTTTCTTTGGTAAGAGGTTGCTAAGGCTTCATTGGGTCTAATCCCTCTGCCTTTCGTGATAACATATAATTAATAAGTGAATGAACGCTGGTGTAAATATACTTAAAAAAGTGTTTTTTGTAAGATTATTTTCGATAAAATAATCGCTATTTTTTATGATTCTGGAGCCAATACAACCTCTAATCCTTCTAGTTGATCGTTTATCTGAATTTGACATCCTAATCTGCTGTTTTCTTGCACATGAAAAGCCTCTGCCAACATAGCATCTTCATCATCGGAAATTTCTGGTAGTTCGTGGTTAGAAACTACATAACATTGGCAAGAAGCACACATTGCCATACCACCACAAATACCAATTGTTCCTTCTTCTGCTAACTCATAAGAACGAACAACTTCCATTAAATTCATGGCCATATCTGTAGGTGCAACCACCTGGTGAACGACACCATTTCTGTCGGTAATTTTAATGTTAACGTCTTGCATTTTTGAGGTTATTATTTTTTTGCAAAGTTACAAAAAACCAACAATTTAAAAGGACAAAGCTTGTTCTAAATCTTCAATAATATCTTCAACATTTTCTAATCCTACAGAAACTCTAACCAATCCATCAGTTATACCAACTTGCAACCTATCTTCTTCAGATAAACGACCATGAGTAGTAGAGGCTGGATGCGTAACAATAGTTCGTGTATCTCCCAAATTAGCAGATAACGAACACATTTTTAATGCATCTAAAAATCTTCTTCCAGCGGCAATACCTCCCTTAATTTCAAACGCTACAATATTTCCCCCTAAAAGCATTTGCTTTTTGGCAATTTTGTATTGAGGATGCGACTTTAAAAATGGATATTTTACAAACTCAACAGCTTCGCTTTTTTCTAAAAATTCAGCTAATTTTAATGCATTTTCAGCATGTTTTTCAACTCTTACAGCAAGGGTTTCTAAACTTTTAGATAAAACCCACGCATTAAATGGAGACATGGCTGGACCTGTATTTCTCGCAAATAAGTAAATCTCTCTCATTAAATCTTTACTACCAACAGTTACACCGCCTAAAACCCTACCTTGACCATCTATAAGTTTTGTTGCTGAATGAATTACCAAATCTGCACCGAATTGTATTGGTTTTTGAACATAAGGAGTTGCAAAACAATTATCTACAATAAAAATAAGCTGGTGCTTTTTTGCAATTTTACCTAATAACGCTAAGTCTAAAATATCTACTGCAGGATTTGTAGGTGTTTCTACATATAAAATTTTAGTATTGTTTGTAATTAAGCTTTCTAAATTATCAACTTCATTTACTTTAAAGTAAGAAGTAGTAATATTCCACTTTGGTAAAAAATTTGTGAACATGCTGTGAGTAGAACCAAAAACAGAACGACAAGAAACCACATGATCTCCCGCATTTAAAAGTGCTGCAAAAGTGGTAAAAATAGCAGACATACCAGTAGCAAAAGCATACCCAGCTTCGGCGCCCTCCATAGCTACTATTTTGTCTGTAAATTCGGTAGTATTTGGATTGGTAAACCTACTGTATAAATTACGTTGCTTTTCCTCTGCAAATGAAGCTCTCATTTCTTCTGCATCTTCAAAAACAAAACTAGAGGTTAAATACAAAGGAGTAGAATGTTCTAAAAACTGTGTTCTCTCTGTTTGGTTTCTAATTGCTTGAGTTTCGAAATGTTTGCTCATTTTTTGTTCGTTATAAAAGTTGATATCTAATTATTATTTTTCGCCAATCTTAATACATCTCCAAAAACACCACGAGCGGTAACCTCGCTTCCTGCTCCTGCTCCCTGTATAACAAGTGGTTGCTCTCCGTAAGAAGATGTATAAATTTCGAATATTGCATCTGAACCTTTTAAGGACCCTAATGGAGAATCTTTAGCAACTGATACTAATTTAACAGCTAAATTTCCTTTTTCTTTAGATAAATCTCCACTTAATTCCCCAATATATCTTAGCACGTGATTTGGAGATTGCTGTTCCTTTTTTTGTTGATACTCATGGTTCATAACCTCTACATTATTTAAAAAATCATGAACGGCTCCTTCTCTTAAATTTTCTGGTATTAGATTTTCAACTTGTACATCATCCAATTCATTTTCTAACTCTAATTCTCTTGCCAAAATTAATAATTTTCGAGCCACATCATTACCTCCCAAATCTTCTCTTGGATCTGGCTCTGTATATCCTTTAGAAATAGCTGCTTTTAACACTTCTGAAAAAAGAATATTTTCTGATGAAAATGTATTAAATAAATAACTTAAACTACCAGAAAACACACCTCGTATTTTTGTAATATTTTCGCCAGATTCGTGTAATAATCTTATGGTATCTATTAGCGGTAAACCCGCACCTACATTAGTCTCATACAAATACTGCTTTTTAATTTTTTTTAAATTTTTTCTTAGTTCTCTGTAAAAATCAAATGATAAAGTATTGGCTATTTTATTACACGAAACCAAATCGAAACCTGCTTTTACTAATGGTATATAGTTTTGAACAAAAAGCTCGCTCGCTGTATTATCAATGGCTATTAAATTTTCTAGATGATGTTCATTTACATATTCTACCAAACTAGTTAAGTTGGTATTTTCTTCTCCGTAATTTTCTAAATCACTTTCCCAGTTTTTTGAAACTCCATCTCTTTGAAACAGTATTTTTTTTGAATTAGCGACAGCAAAAACATTCAATTGAATTTTTCTGCGCTCTAGTATAGCTTGTTTACTTTCTAAAATTTGTTCAATTAAAGTAGAACCAACCAATCCTTTTCCAAAAATAGCGATATTCACTTTTTTTGAAACGCCAAAAATCTGACCATGAATAACATTTACCGCTTTATGTAACGACGTTCTATTTACAACCAAACTCACATTTTTACCAGTAATTGTATTATTAAACAACACAGGTACTATTTGGTTTTTTATCAATGCATTATATGGATGATGAAACTCACTTAAATCTTGACCGATAATTGAAATTACAGCTACATTGTCCATTATAGAAATCTGACTTACATCTTGTGAGTAAAAATCATTTTCAAATTCTTTTTCTAACGCTACAACAGCATCAGATGCCTTATCTGAATCTATTATTAAACCAATACCTCTTTCAGAAGAACCCTGAGAAATAATACTTACACTAATATTATGATTGCTTAAGGCTTTAAAAATTCTAGCATCTACACCAACTTTTCCAAGCAATCCTCTACCTTCAAAATTTACCAAAGAAACATTTTCTATAGTAGCAATTGACTTAATTCCTTTTTCAGATGATTTCGCTGTAATTAATGTTCCTTTATCTTTTTTATCAAACGTATTTAAAATTCTTAAATTAATATTTTTCTCCAATAGCGGTATGATAGTTTTTGCATGTAAAACTGTAGTACCAAAGTTTGCTAATTCGTTTGCCTCTGAAAAAGAAAGCTGCTCAATTTTTTTGGCATCTTTAACAAAGTCTGGGTTTGCAGTATAAATTCCACTAACATGAGTGTAATTTCTTAACTCATCTGCATCTAAATAGTTTGCCAATAATGCTGCAGTGTAATTGCTACCATTTCTACCCAATGTTGTGGTATCACCTTTTTTATTGGAAGAAATAAAACCAGTAACTATTTGTAATGAACTTGAATTGTTTTTAAAATGAGTTGTTACATTTTCTAAAGAAAGTGACTGAATTGGTTGCGCATTCCCAAAATTATTATCTGTAAAAATTAATTTTCTTGCATCTGTTGCAGTTGCAGAAATTCCCTTTTTTTGAAGTAGACTAGCAATTAATTTTACTGCCATTAATTCTCCTTGTGCCAACACCTCATCTTTAACTTTCTTGCTATAATCTCCTAATAAAAATACCCCACCAAATATTGTTTTAAGAGTTGTAAACTCTCCCGAAAAATCAACTGAATTGTCTGGTAATTTTTGATATTCTTTTAGTTGGCTAAACAACTCTTTGTAGTCTTTCTTTTTTGCTGCTACTTCCAAAATATTTTCTAAAATATTTGTAGTGTTTCCTCTTGCAGATGCAACTACCGTAATTTTTTCGCCTTTGGCATGTAATTCTGAAATTATTTCTATAGTAGTTTTAATTCCTTTTCCGTTAGATAGAGAGGTGCCTCCAAACTTTAATATTTTCATCTTCTTTTCTCTATAATTTTTATTAAAAATAGGAGCTATTATTTTTTCCAACTGATCATATTCCATTAAAAATGCGTCATGCCCATGAACAGACTTAATCTCTTTATAGGTGACATTTTCTTTTGTTAATGCTACTTTTTTATAGGTTTCACGATTTTCATCAGCAGTAAAAAACAAATCAGAATCGACACCAATTATATGAATATTGGCAGATATTTTATCTAAAATTTCACTTTTTGTCTTTCCTCCTTTAGTGATATCAATTGTTTTTAATAACTGATTCATGAGCTTATAAGAAGACAATTGATAACGTTCTTGAAGCTTTTTTCCGTGATGTAAAAGCCAGCTCTCTACATTAAAAATATCTGATTCGCTATTTTTTGTACGCTTAAATCTTTCATTAAAAGAAGCTGGTGTTCTATAGCAAAGCATTGCGTGCATCCTTGCATCATGAACAGGGTTTTTTGAGTTTACTAAAAACTGTTCTTGAATTTGACAATTAGCAATTAACCAATCGGTAGACTTCCAATCGGTAGCAATGGGCAAAAAATTATCTGCTATTTCATTGTCTATAACAAGCATTTCCCATGCAATACCACCACCTAATGAACCACCGATTACAGCAAATAATCGAGTTACTTTTAACTCTTTTAATCCTAAAAGAAAAATTCTTGCAACATCTCTGGCGATAAAGTCTTTATAATTTTCAATTAAAAAACCATCATACCCATTTCCAGGAATATTAAATGCTAAAACAGAATATTTTTGAGTATCAATTACTTTATTTTCTCCTACAATTTTACTCCACCAACCCTGTACACCAGCAACATTACTATTACCAGTTAAAGCATGGTTTATTAAAACCACTGGAGCACTTCCTAATGGCTTTCCAAACACTTGGTAACTTAGGTTTAAACTCGGTAGCAAGGTCCCTAATTCTGTTCTAAAATTATGAATCTCTAAGCGCTGTAGCTCATTTTTCATCAGTAAAAAAACTTTAACATGGGAGTAAAATCATTTTTAACTCCCATGCTTATTTATATTTCTTTAAAAGCTGCTTTTAAATCTGCCTTTAAATCTTCTAAATCTTCAATACCTACAGACAAACGAATTAAGTCTTGACCAACACCCGCAGAAGCTTGTTCCACATCATTTAACTGTTGATGAGTGGTACTTGCCGGATGAATAATTAAAGATTTAGTATCTCCAATATTTGCTAATAAAGAGAATACCTTTGTTTTATCTGCAATTGCTTTGGCTGCCTCATATCCCTTTTTAGGACCAAAAGTTACTATTCCACTTTGTCCCTTTGGTAAATATTTATTCGCCAAATTATGGTATTTGTTACTCTTTAAACCAGGATAATTTACCCAAGCAACCTCATCTTGCTCCTCTAACCATTGGGCCAATGCCATTGCATTTTCTGAATGTTTTTTTATACGAACAGGTAGAGTTTCTAAACCTTGTATAATATTAAAGGCATTTGTTGGACTTAATGCTCCACCAAAATCTCTTAACCCTTCTAGAATTAGTTTAAAAGCATAGGATGCAGCACCCAAAGTCTCATAATACTTTAAGCCGTGATACCCAGCAGAAGGCTCTGTAAATTCAGGAAATTTACCGTTTGCCCAATTAAACGTTCCAGCATCGATAATGGCACCACCCAATGAGGTTCCTTGCCCACCAATATATTTGGTTAAAGAATGTATTACTATGTCTGCACCGTACTTTATGGGATTTAACAACACTGGTGTTGCCACAGTATTGTCTACTATAAAAGGAACTCCCGCTTTTTTTGATTCTTTTGAAATGGCTTCCAAATCTAAAACGTCTAACTTTGGGTTCCCTAAAGATTCAACAAAAAAAGCTCTGGTATTCTCTTGTACTGCTTCCTCAAAGTTTTTAGGGTTTGATGCATCTACAAAAGTAGTGGTAATTCCAAATCTTGGTAATGTTACACTTAATAAATTATAAGTTCCACCGTACAAGCTACTTGAAGCAACAATGTGATCTCCAGCTTTTAAAAGAGTTAACAAACCTGTAGAAATTGCAGACGTACCAGAGGCAAATACAACAGCGCCAATACCTCCTTCTAAAGCAGCCAATCTATCCTGTAAAATTTGATTGGTTGGGTTGTTTAAGCGTGTGTAAATAAACCCTAATTCTTTTAATGAAAAAAGATTAGCAGCATGTTCGGAATTGTTAAAAACATACGATGTTGTTTGATAAATAGGAACCGCTCTTGTACCTCCGTTAATAGTTACGTCGTGTCCTGCGTGCAACGCGTTAGTTGCAAATTTTAATGTACTCATTTTTCTGTTTTTTTGAGTTAATAAATGATTAAAACAAAAGTCAAATGCATTAGTTTTAAACCAATGTATCTACAAGAAAAATGTTATGAAGAAAAATAGAAAATTTCAGAATATGAAAGATTCTTTTTTGTTATCTATCCAATTATAAAATTGAGTAGAATTTAGCACCTTCTTTACTTGTAAAGGGTTGCTAAGGTTTCGTAGGGTCTAATCCCTCCACCTTTCTTGATAACATTTCAATAAGATATTGAACTTTGTGAGTGCAAATATTGCAACAGAAAAAGTTAGTATGCAAGTAAAAAGTAATCTTTTTTTAAATAAATATTAGAATCACAAAAATTAAGGTATCAAATTTACAATAGTGTAATATCTATATTCGAAACGCACTCTAAATTATTTATTGATGATAGTATCACAAAATATTATCACAAAAAATAGGGCATTTTAATTTTATAATGTAACTTTGCAAGCATATTAAAGAGGAAAAATTTGAACTGATTGCAACCTCTTTGACGTTTATTTAAAAATAAACATCAAAATTAAATGCTAAAGCAGTAAAAGCATACTACTTTCAGCTATTCGGCAATCATTTTTTCTTTTTCAATTAAAAAATTAAATCTTTACAAAACCAAAGGTTTTAAAATTAAAATAGCGTAATATGTCATATTTATTCACCTCAGAAAGTGTTTCTGAAGGACACCCAGATAAAGTTGCAGATCAAATTTCTGATGCTTTGATAGACAACTTTTTAGCTTTTGATAAAAACAGTAAAGTAGCCTGTGAAACTCTTGTTACTACAGGGCAAGTGATCTTAGCTGGTGAAGTAAAATCTGAAACTTATTTAGACGTGCAAAAAATTGCAAGAGACGTAATAAATAAAATCGGTTACACTAAAAGTGCTTACATGTTCGATGGCAACTCTTGTGGTGTTTTGTCGGCAATACACGAACAATCTCCAGATATTAACCAAGGTGTAGACAGAGAAAAACCCGAAGAACAAGGTGCTGGAGACCAAGGGATGATGTTTGGCTATGCAACCGATGAAACAGAAAACTATATGCCTTTAGCGCTAGAACTATCTCATAGGTTATTAATAGAGCTAGCTGCATTAAGAAGAGAAAACAAAGAAATACAATATTTACGTCCGGATGCAAAATCTCAGGTAACCATAGAATATTCTGATGACAATGTACCACAAAGAATAGATGCTATTGTAATTTCTACACAACATGATGATTTTAATGAAAGTGAAACTATCATGTTAGAAAAAATAAAAAAAGATATTATAGGTATTTTAATTCCAAGAGTGGTAGCCAAATTACCTGAACATATTCAACAATTATTTACAGATGACATTACATATCACATTAATCCAACAGGTATTTTTGTTATAGGAGGTCCTCACGGAGATACTGGCTTAACGGGACGTAAAATTATAGTAGACACTTACGGTGGTAAGGGCGCTCATGGAGGTGGTGCTTTTTCGGGTAAAGACCCCTCTAAAGTTGATAGATCTGGCGCATATGCAACTAGGCATATTGCAAAAAATTTAGTAGCAGCTGGTTTGTGTAAAGAAGTATTAGTTCAAGTTTCATATGCAATTGGTGTTGC encodes:
- a CDS encoding homocysteine S-methyltransferase family protein produces the protein MSTITDEINKRILVLDGAMGTMLQAYKFTEEDYRGNRFKDYPSSLQGNNDLLSLTQPAAIKTIHAKYFEAGADIIETNTFSSTSIAMADYNMQHLVYELNYQSAKLAKEVATEFTKKEPHKPRFVAGSIGPTNRTASMSPDVNDPGFRAVTFSELREAYKEQVTALVDGGVDVLLVETVFDTLNAKAALFAIEEVKEEKKISIPIMLSGTITDASGRTLSGQTAEAFLISVSHIPLLSIGFNCALGANLLQPHLEAIANKTDFAISAHPNAGLPNAFGEYDETPKEMGEQIEEYLKKNLINIIGGCCGTSPEHIREIANIAAKYKPRKVVTFSTVERSN
- a CDS encoding 2Fe-2S iron-sulfur cluster-binding protein; this translates as MQDVNIKITDRNGVVHQVVAPTDMAMNLMEVVRSYELAEEGTIGICGGMAMCASCQCYVVSNHELPEISDDEDAMLAEAFHVQENSRLGCQIQINDQLEGLEVVLAPES
- a CDS encoding O-succinylhomoserine sulfhydrylase gives rise to the protein MSKHFETQAIRNQTERTQFLEHSTPLYLTSSFVFEDAEEMRASFAEEKQRNLYSRFTNPNTTEFTDKIVAMEGAEAGYAFATGMSAIFTTFAALLNAGDHVVSCRSVFGSTHSMFTNFLPKWNITTSYFKVNEVDNLESLITNNTKILYVETPTNPAVDILDLALLGKIAKKHQLIFIVDNCFATPYVQKPIQFGADLVIHSATKLIDGQGRVLGGVTVGSKDLMREIYLFARNTGPAMSPFNAWVLSKSLETLAVRVEKHAENALKLAEFLEKSEAVEFVKYPFLKSHPQYKIAKKQMLLGGNIVAFEIKGGIAAGRRFLDALKMCSLSANLGDTRTIVTHPASTTHGRLSEEDRLQVGITDGLVRVSVGLENVEDIIEDLEQALSF
- the thrA gene encoding bifunctional aspartate kinase/homoserine dehydrogenase I — its product is MKNELQRLEIHNFRTELGTLLPSLNLSYQVFGKPLGSAPVVLINHALTGNSNVAGVQGWWSKIVGENKVIDTQKYSVLAFNIPGNGYDGFLIENYKDFIARDVARIFLLGLKELKVTRLFAVIGGSLGGGIAWEMLVIDNEIADNFLPIATDWKSTDWLIANCQIQEQFLVNSKNPVHDARMHAMLCYRTPASFNERFKRTKNSESDIFNVESWLLHHGKKLQERYQLSSYKLMNQLLKTIDITKGGKTKSEILDKISANIHIIGVDSDLFFTADENRETYKKVALTKENVTYKEIKSVHGHDAFLMEYDQLEKIIAPIFNKNYREKKMKILKFGGTSLSNGKGIKTTIEIISELHAKGEKITVVASARGNTTNILENILEVAAKKKDYKELFSQLKEYQKLPDNSVDFSGEFTTLKTIFGGVFLLGDYSKKVKDEVLAQGELMAVKLIASLLQKKGISATATDARKLIFTDNNFGNAQPIQSLSLENVTTHFKNNSSSLQIVTGFISSNKKGDTTTLGRNGSNYTAALLANYLDADELRNYTHVSGIYTANPDFVKDAKKIEQLSFSEANELANFGTTVLHAKTIIPLLEKNINLRILNTFDKKDKGTLITAKSSEKGIKSIATIENVSLVNFEGRGLLGKVGVDARIFKALSNHNISVSIISQGSSERGIGLIIDSDKASDAVVALEKEFENDFYSQDVSQISIMDNVAVISIIGQDLSEFHHPYNALIKNQIVPVLFNNTITGKNVSLVVNRTSLHKAVNVIHGQIFGVSKKVNIAIFGKGLVGSTLIEQILESKQAILERRKIQLNVFAVANSKKILFQRDGVSKNWESDLENYGEENTNLTSLVEYVNEHHLENLIAIDNTASELFVQNYIPLVKAGFDLVSCNKIANTLSFDFYRELRKNLKKIKKQYLYETNVGAGLPLIDTIRLLHESGENITKIRGVFSGSLSYLFNTFSSENILFSEVLKAAISKGYTEPDPREDLGGNDVARKLLILARELELENELDDVQVENLIPENLREGAVHDFLNNVEVMNHEYQQKKEQQSPNHVLRYIGELSGDLSKEKGNLAVKLVSVAKDSPLGSLKGSDAIFEIYTSSYGEQPLVIQGAGAGSEVTARGVFGDVLRLAKNNN
- a CDS encoding O-acetylhomoserine aminocarboxypropyltransferase/cysteine synthase family protein, with product MSTLKFATNALHAGHDVTINGGTRAVPIYQTTSYVFNNSEHAANLFSLKELGFIYTRLNNPTNQILQDRLAALEGGIGAVVFASGTSAISTGLLTLLKAGDHIVASSSLYGGTYNLLSVTLPRFGITTTFVDASNPKNFEEAVQENTRAFFVESLGNPKLDVLDLEAISKESKKAGVPFIVDNTVATPVLLNPIKYGADIVIHSLTKYIGGQGTSLGGAIIDAGTFNWANGKFPEFTEPSAGYHGLKYYETLGAASYAFKLILEGLRDFGGALSPTNAFNIIQGLETLPVRIKKHSENAMALAQWLEEQDEVAWVNYPGLKSNKYHNLANKYLPKGQSGIVTFGPKKGYEAAKAIADKTKVFSLLANIGDTKSLIIHPASTTHQQLNDVEQASAGVGQDLIRLSVGIEDLEDLKADLKAAFKEI
- the metK gene encoding methionine adenosyltransferase, coding for MSYLFTSESVSEGHPDKVADQISDALIDNFLAFDKNSKVACETLVTTGQVILAGEVKSETYLDVQKIARDVINKIGYTKSAYMFDGNSCGVLSAIHEQSPDINQGVDREKPEEQGAGDQGMMFGYATDETENYMPLALELSHRLLIELAALRRENKEIQYLRPDAKSQVTIEYSDDNVPQRIDAIVISTQHDDFNESETIMLEKIKKDIIGILIPRVVAKLPEHIQQLFTDDITYHINPTGIFVIGGPHGDTGLTGRKIIVDTYGGKGAHGGGAFSGKDPSKVDRSGAYATRHIAKNLVAAGLCKEVLVQVSYAIGVAKPTSINVDTYGTATINLTDGEISKKVEQIFDMRPYFIEKRLKLRTPIYSETAAYGHMGRTPEVKTVTFTNPMGETVSEKVETFTWEKLDYVAKVKEVFQL